A portion of the Cellulophaga algicola DSM 14237 genome contains these proteins:
- a CDS encoding DUF1853 family protein, with the protein MRLGHQIEYIFQQLIAHSTSYKTLLFNQPIRNEKITTGEIDFILQNTKNQEIIHVELTYKFYIIDTNISDEIHQLVGPNRKDAFYEKVQKIKHKQFALLKTKEAIQFLESKHINVHNIISKACFKAQLFKPYFEDAILTTLNENCIVGSWLSLNEFKLSLFNENLYYLLKKQEWIIVPTFDVEWKIYQSIIGDIYKAHERKQAPMLWMKDKNNKLHKIFIVR; encoded by the coding sequence ATTAGGTTAGGCCATCAAATTGAATACATTTTTCAACAATTAATTGCGCACTCTACCTCCTATAAAACATTACTATTTAATCAGCCAATACGCAATGAGAAGATTACTACTGGAGAAATAGATTTTATTTTACAAAATACTAAAAATCAAGAAATTATACATGTTGAATTAACTTATAAATTCTATATCATTGACACGAATATTTCTGATGAAATTCATCAACTAGTTGGCCCCAATCGCAAAGATGCATTTTACGAGAAAGTCCAAAAAATTAAACACAAACAATTCGCTCTTTTAAAAACGAAAGAAGCTATACAATTTCTTGAATCAAAACATATTAACGTACATAATATAATCTCGAAAGCATGTTTTAAGGCGCAATTATTTAAACCTTATTTTGAAGATGCAATTCTTACAACTTTAAATGAAAATTGCATTGTTGGTTCTTGGTTATCTCTTAACGAATTCAAATTGTCCTTATTTAATGAGAACCTGTACTACCTTCTTAAAAAACAAGAGTGGATTATAGTTCCAACATTTGATGTGGAATGGAAAATATACCAATCTATTATAGGAGATATTTATAAAGCACATGAACGAAAACAGGCTCCGATGTTATGGATGAAAGATAAAAATAATAAGCTTCATAAAATATTTATCGTTAGATGA
- a CDS encoding LysR family transcriptional regulator codes for MDNKLKIFKSVAHHSSFTKAAEQLFISQPAISKAIRNLEDEYNTTFFIRKRNSIELTDDGKSFLIYVNRILEVYSEIENQFIHKDNQLPDTIKFGASTTLASYIIPKIIAQFRTQYPKTNFQIESDNSDHIEGLILNQQLDFGITEGKNTNPKLHFKKFIKDEIVLVTSEKNMQFPKGTISLKKLQELPIIERESGSGTREMIYEALLEQDIKSLNVAVTLNSTEAIKNYLYYSDAYALLSIHAVREDLITNKLKIIDLKGFSIERWFYFVSRTGYKSNLMDYFERFVQNSYNF; via the coding sequence ATGGATAATAAACTTAAAATTTTCAAATCAGTTGCACATCATTCTAGCTTTACAAAAGCTGCAGAGCAATTATTTATTTCGCAACCCGCTATTTCTAAAGCAATACGTAACTTAGAAGATGAGTATAATACCACTTTTTTTATTCGAAAACGCAATTCTATTGAATTAACAGACGATGGAAAATCTTTTTTAATTTATGTAAATAGGATTCTTGAGGTATATTCAGAAATTGAAAATCAGTTCATACACAAAGACAATCAACTGCCTGATACCATTAAATTTGGAGCTAGCACTACGCTAGCCAGCTATATCATTCCTAAAATCATTGCCCAATTCAGAACTCAATATCCAAAGACAAATTTTCAAATTGAAAGTGATAATTCTGACCATATTGAAGGCCTCATCCTAAACCAACAATTAGATTTCGGAATTACAGAGGGAAAAAACACCAACCCGAAACTTCACTTTAAAAAATTTATTAAAGATGAAATTGTTCTAGTAACTAGCGAGAAGAACATGCAATTCCCAAAGGGAACTATTTCCTTAAAGAAACTCCAAGAGCTCCCCATTATTGAGCGTGAGTCTGGATCAGGAACACGTGAAATGATCTATGAAGCATTACTAGAGCAAGATATAAAGTCATTGAATGTGGCAGTAACCCTAAATAGTACAGAGGCTATTAAAAATTATTTATATTATTCTGATGCCTATGCATTACTCTCCATACACGCCGTTCGAGAAGATTTGATCACTAATAAACTTAAGATTATAGACCTTAAAGGATTCTCAATAGAGCGCTGGTTTTATTTTGTGTCTAGAACTGGCTATAAATCTAACCTCATGGATTATTTTGAGCGGTTTGTTCAAAACAGCTATAACTTTTAG
- a CDS encoding YeiH family protein produces the protein MKPIVAPLLFISILLAAMFGFINSPTALFLGFTFSLFFEDPFKKCSQNAIQILLKASIIGLGFGMYLKDTLETSKEGLGLTFFSIVLTVSLGFLLTRLLKIDTKLGHLITSGTSICGGSAIAAISPVIRANGKTISIALGVVFTLNAIALFIFPALGHLFDLDQHQFGLWCAIAIHDTSSVVGAALGYGDEALRIATTVKLSRTLWIIPLSVLSMFIFKTKGEHIKIPYFILLFMIAIGINSYHLVPEAATHSIVAFSKKLLILTLFLVGTTISIKDLKATGYKPILLAFCLWIFIAVFSFLYITN, from the coding sequence ATGAAACCTATAGTAGCCCCCTTACTTTTTATAAGCATTTTACTAGCTGCGATGTTTGGCTTTATCAATAGCCCCACTGCTTTATTTTTAGGATTTACCTTTTCTTTATTTTTTGAAGATCCGTTTAAAAAATGCAGTCAAAATGCCATTCAGATACTTCTAAAAGCTTCTATTATTGGATTAGGCTTCGGAATGTACTTAAAAGATACCCTAGAGACAAGTAAAGAAGGTTTAGGCTTAACCTTTTTCTCCATTGTACTTACGGTTAGTTTAGGTTTTTTATTAACTAGGTTATTAAAAATTGATACAAAACTCGGACATTTGATTACTTCAGGAACCTCAATCTGTGGTGGTAGCGCCATAGCTGCGATTTCTCCAGTAATCCGCGCCAACGGAAAAACTATTAGTATTGCATTAGGTGTCGTGTTTACCCTAAATGCTATTGCTTTGTTTATATTTCCTGCGTTAGGGCACCTATTTGATCTTGACCAACATCAATTTGGACTCTGGTGTGCCATAGCCATTCACGATACAAGTTCTGTAGTTGGTGCTGCACTAGGATATGGTGATGAAGCTTTACGCATAGCAACAACCGTAAAATTATCAAGAACACTTTGGATCATTCCACTATCTGTTCTATCTATGTTCATTTTTAAAACTAAAGGGGAGCACATCAAAATACCTTATTTTATTCTTTTATTTATGATAGCGATAGGTATTAACAGTTATCACCTTGTACCCGAGGCTGCTACACATTCTATAGTAGCTTTCTCTAAAAAACTACTAATACTAACGCTCTTTTTAGTAGGGACAACCATATCAATAAAAGACCTAAAAGCAACAGGGTACAAACCTATTCTTTTGGCTTTCTGTTTATGGATTTTTATTGCCGTGTTTTCATTTTTGTACATCACCAATTAA
- a CDS encoding glycosyltransferase, giving the protein MKTGAITFKELYSTVNNKFISGDKKTNPINLWAIVVLVSSFALMLGAAYIVYLLQEDFAQFNFERLNTSWGFAFFIVAASLFVFKVTFFLYNLFLYFKYKPIASVSDEELPTCTVIVPAYNEGKQVWATLKSLAKSDYPEHKLQLLAIDDGSKDDTWKWMQEAKKVLGDRVTILQQPKNMGKRHALYRGFNLGTGEIFITVDSDSVVNTDTLRNLVSPFIVDEKCGAVAGNIQVLNNKKAILPKMLNVSFVMSFEFKRSAESSLNSVLCTPGALAAYRAEAVFNCLPEWINQTFMGQPSDIGEDRAMTNMILKQGYHVLFQRNAFAYTNVPEKYTGLYKMFIRWGRSNVRENIAMSKYVFTSFREGSKFGSRLLFISQAMKIIMTYPFLLFMLFFIISHPILFVSSTLASILVVSTFPVLFYAKRYSLSQAFYAYSYSILFTFGLFWITPYAIATASRRGWLTREIAA; this is encoded by the coding sequence ATGAAAACAGGAGCAATTACTTTTAAAGAATTATATTCTACCGTAAATAATAAATTTATAAGCGGAGATAAGAAAACTAACCCTATTAATTTATGGGCTATAGTTGTATTGGTAAGTTCATTTGCCTTAATGTTAGGAGCAGCTTACATCGTTTATTTGTTACAAGAAGATTTTGCTCAATTTAATTTTGAACGCTTAAATACAAGTTGGGGTTTTGCATTTTTTATAGTTGCAGCTTCTTTATTTGTTTTTAAAGTTACTTTCTTTTTATACAACCTATTTCTTTACTTTAAATATAAGCCTATCGCTTCTGTAAGTGATGAAGAGTTACCAACATGTACGGTAATTGTACCTGCATATAATGAAGGTAAGCAAGTTTGGGCAACCTTGAAAAGTTTAGCAAAAAGTGATTATCCAGAACACAAACTGCAACTATTAGCTATTGATGATGGGAGTAAGGATGATACTTGGAAATGGATGCAAGAGGCTAAAAAAGTTTTAGGAGATAGAGTAACTATTTTACAACAACCAAAAAACATGGGTAAGCGTCATGCATTATACCGTGGTTTTAATTTAGGAACTGGAGAAATTTTTATTACTGTAGATAGTGATTCTGTAGTAAACACAGATACGCTGCGTAATTTAGTGAGTCCGTTTATCGTAGATGAAAAATGTGGTGCAGTAGCAGGAAATATTCAAGTATTGAATAATAAAAAAGCAATCTTGCCTAAAATGTTAAACGTGAGTTTTGTGATGAGCTTTGAATTCAAGCGTTCTGCAGAGAGCAGTTTAAATTCTGTACTTTGTACCCCAGGTGCATTAGCAGCCTATAGAGCAGAAGCAGTATTTAATTGTTTGCCAGAATGGATCAATCAAACTTTTATGGGGCAACCATCAGATATTGGTGAAGATAGAGCCATGACTAACATGATCTTAAAACAAGGGTACCATGTTTTATTTCAAAGAAATGCATTTGCATACACAAACGTTCCAGAAAAATATACAGGATTATATAAAATGTTTATCAGATGGGGTAGAAGTAATGTTCGTGAGAATATTGCAATGTCTAAATATGTATTTACAAGCTTTAGAGAGGGTTCTAAATTTGGGTCAAGACTTTTGTTTATTAGTCAGGCAATGAAGATAATTATGACCTATCCTTTTTTATTGTTTATGTTATTCTTTATAATATCACATCCAATTTTGTTTGTAAGCTCTACATTGGCAAGTATATTAGTCGTATCTACTTTTCCTGTTTTGTTTTATGCAAAGAGATATAGCCTATCACAAGCATTTTATGCATACTCTTATAGTATTCTATTTACATTTGGTTTATTCTGGATTACCCCTTATGCAATTGCAACAGCAAGTAGAAGAGGTTGGTTAACTAGAGAGATTGCAGCTTAA
- the hisIE gene encoding bifunctional phosphoribosyl-AMP cyclohydrolase/phosphoribosyl-ATP diphosphatase HisIE produces MNKEQLMKIDFDKNTDGLIPAIIQDATTKNVLMLGYMNQEAFDKTQETKKVTFFSRTKKRLWTKGEESGNFLNLVAIKNDCDNDTLLITVNPVGPTCHKGTDTCWEEENNSSFSFLSNLEAIIKDRKDNPENEDSYVASLFRKGINKVAQKVGEEAVEVVIEAKDNDDKLFLGESADLLFHYLILLQAKGFTLKDVEEVLKKRN; encoded by the coding sequence ATAAATAAAGAGCAACTGATGAAAATAGATTTTGATAAAAATACAGACGGATTAATACCTGCTATCATACAAGATGCAACAACAAAGAATGTTTTAATGTTGGGGTATATGAACCAAGAAGCTTTTGATAAGACGCAAGAAACAAAGAAGGTTACATTTTTTAGTCGCACTAAAAAACGTTTATGGACCAAGGGAGAAGAGAGCGGTAATTTCTTGAATCTTGTAGCTATTAAAAACGATTGTGATAATGATACATTACTGATCACTGTAAATCCGGTAGGGCCTACTTGTCATAAAGGAACAGATACCTGTTGGGAAGAAGAAAACAATAGTTCTTTTAGTTTCTTATCCAACTTAGAAGCAATTATAAAAGACCGTAAAGACAACCCTGAAAATGAAGACAGTTATGTGGCTTCGCTTTTTAGAAAAGGAATAAATAAAGTCGCTCAAAAAGTGGGAGAAGAAGCTGTAGAAGTTGTTATTGAAGCAAAGGATAATGATGATAAGTTGTTTTTAGGAGAAAGTGCAGATTTGTTGTTTCACTATTTAATTTTGTTACAAGCAAAGGGGTTTACGCTTAAAGATGTTGAAGAAGTATTAAAAAAGAGAAATTAG
- the hisF gene encoding imidazole glycerol phosphate synthase subunit HisF, whose amino-acid sequence MLTKRIIPCLDIKNGRTVKGINFVDLRDAGDPVELAEIYANSGADELVFLDISATEERRKTLADLVYRVAEKVNIPFTVGGGIASIEDVDILLQNGADKVSINSSAVKNPQLINELSAKFGAQCIVVAIDAKRIDGEWIVHLVGGKVPTEIRLFDWAKEVEQRGAGEILFTSMENDGTKDGFANEALAKLSTELNIPIIASGGAGTMQHFTDTFIEGKADAALAASVFHFKEIEILDLKKELKANGIPVRL is encoded by the coding sequence ATGCTAACAAAACGAATAATACCTTGTTTAGATATTAAAAACGGACGCACGGTAAAAGGAATCAATTTTGTTGATTTACGCGATGCAGGTGATCCGGTGGAATTGGCAGAAATCTATGCGAATTCTGGAGCAGACGAATTGGTTTTCTTAGATATTTCGGCTACAGAAGAACGCCGTAAAACACTAGCTGATTTAGTCTATCGCGTAGCGGAAAAAGTAAATATTCCGTTTACTGTTGGTGGTGGAATAGCATCAATTGAAGATGTAGATATACTACTGCAAAATGGTGCAGATAAGGTATCTATAAATTCTTCGGCTGTAAAAAATCCGCAGTTAATAAATGAGCTATCCGCTAAATTTGGCGCACAGTGTATTGTGGTAGCTATTGATGCGAAACGTATAGATGGAGAGTGGATTGTTCATTTAGTAGGGGGGAAAGTACCTACTGAAATTCGTTTATTTGACTGGGCAAAAGAAGTAGAACAACGTGGTGCAGGCGAAATTTTATTTACCTCAATGGAAAATGATGGCACCAAAGATGGCTTTGCTAATGAAGCACTTGCAAAACTATCAACCGAATTAAATATTCCTATCATAGCTTCAGGTGGAGCAGGTACTATGCAGCATTTTACCGATACTTTTATAGAAGGTAAGGCAGACGCCGCATTAGCAGCTAGTGTGTTTCATTTTAAAGAAATAGAAATACTAGATTTGAAAAAAGAATTAAAGGCCAACGGTATTCCTGTTAGGTTATAA
- the hisA gene encoding 1-(5-phosphoribosyl)-5-[(5-phosphoribosylamino)methylideneamino]imidazole-4-carboxamide isomerase produces MRIIPAIDIIDGKCVRLSKGDYDTKKIYNENPLEVAKEFEAHGIEYLHLVDLDGAKSKHIVNHKVLEQIASQTNLKIDFGGGLKTNADLKIAFDSGAYQITGGSIAVKDQDTFLGWLETYGAEKIILGADALNEKVAVSGWQEDSKQKLIPFIQAYQKKGVVYVICTDISKDGMLQGPSFDLYERILNETGQGVARSKINLIASGGISTFDELPKLAELGCEGTIIGKAIYENRISLKQLEDYILSK; encoded by the coding sequence ATGCGAATAATTCCAGCAATAGATATTATAGACGGTAAATGTGTGCGCTTATCAAAAGGCGATTACGACACTAAAAAAATTTACAATGAAAATCCGCTTGAAGTAGCTAAAGAGTTTGAGGCACACGGAATTGAATACTTGCATTTAGTAGACTTAGACGGCGCCAAGTCAAAACATATAGTAAATCATAAGGTTTTGGAGCAAATAGCTTCGCAGACAAACTTGAAAATCGATTTTGGTGGTGGTCTAAAGACCAATGCGGATTTGAAAATAGCATTTGATAGTGGTGCTTACCAAATTACAGGAGGAAGCATTGCTGTAAAAGATCAGGATACTTTTTTGGGTTGGTTGGAAACCTACGGAGCGGAAAAAATTATTTTAGGAGCCGATGCTTTGAATGAAAAAGTAGCCGTATCGGGTTGGCAAGAAGATTCTAAGCAAAAATTAATACCATTTATTCAAGCCTATCAAAAAAAAGGAGTTGTATATGTTATTTGTACAGATATTAGTAAAGACGGTATGTTGCAAGGACCTTCGTTTGATTTGTATGAGCGTATTTTGAATGAAACAGGTCAAGGAGTTGCCAGAAGTAAAATTAATTTGATTGCTTCAGGCGGTATTTCTACTTTTGATGAATTGCCTAAATTAGCAGAGCTGGGTTGTGAAGGAACCATCATCGGAAAAGCGATTTATGAGAACAGAATCAGTTTAAAACAATTGGAAGATTACATACTTTCTAAATAA
- a CDS encoding GNAT family N-acetyltransferase, whose translation MSVKFSTDKSKLDLDKIQQYISNESYWGEGRTLEEVKITIDNSFCFGLYTENGAQIAFSRVVTDHILFAYLMDVIVFTEFQGKGYGKQLVEYIMTNELLKKVKTIALKTKDAHSLYERYGFKKVGDSEFWMSIDKIKL comes from the coding sequence ATGTCAGTTAAATTCTCAACAGATAAAAGTAAATTAGATCTTGATAAGATTCAACAATACATTAGTAACGAATCATACTGGGGAGAAGGAAGAACTTTAGAAGAGGTCAAAATAACAATTGATAATTCATTCTGTTTTGGTTTGTATACTGAAAATGGAGCGCAAATAGCTTTTTCTAGAGTAGTTACAGATCATATATTGTTTGCTTATCTAATGGATGTAATCGTTTTTACAGAATTTCAAGGTAAAGGATATGGTAAACAGCTTGTGGAGTATATAATGACTAATGAGTTGCTTAAAAAGGTTAAAACGATAGCCTTAAAAACAAAAGATGCTCATAGTTTGTATGAGCGTTACGGATTTAAAAAAGTTGGAGATTCAGAATTTTGGATGTCCATTGATAAAATAAAATTATAA
- the hisH gene encoding imidazole glycerol phosphate synthase subunit HisH yields the protein MKIVIINYGAGNIQSIKFAIQRLGFEAILTNDVHEILAADKVIFPGVGEASSAMHKLRASGLDTLVPNLKQPVLGICLGMQLMCNSTEEGHTDGLGIFDVAVVKFSNQVKVPQIGWNQIQDLKSELFEGISEDEYIYLVHSFYAPICKETIATSNYDVTYSAALQKDNFYGTQFHPEKSSSVGEKILLNFLKMK from the coding sequence ATGAAAATAGTAATTATAAATTACGGGGCAGGAAATATTCAAAGCATAAAATTTGCAATTCAACGACTTGGTTTTGAGGCTATTTTGACAAATGATGTACATGAAATTCTAGCTGCTGATAAAGTCATTTTTCCAGGCGTAGGCGAAGCAAGTAGTGCAATGCACAAATTGCGTGCTAGCGGTTTAGATACATTGGTTCCAAACTTAAAGCAACCTGTCTTAGGGATTTGTTTGGGAATGCAGTTAATGTGTAATTCCACCGAAGAAGGCCATACAGATGGCTTAGGTATTTTTGATGTTGCTGTAGTGAAGTTTTCAAATCAAGTAAAAGTTCCTCAAATTGGTTGGAATCAAATTCAAGATTTGAAATCGGAATTATTTGAAGGTATTTCTGAGGACGAATATATTTATTTGGTACATAGTTTTTATGCTCCAATTTGTAAAGAGACGATAGCGACATCTAATTACGATGTTACGTATAGTGCGGCATTACAGAAAGACAATTTTTACGGAACTCAATTTCACCCTGAAAAAAGTAGTAGCGTTGGAGAAAAAATTCTTTTGAATTTTTTAAAAATGAAATAG
- the hisB gene encoding bifunctional histidinol-phosphatase/imidazoleglycerol-phosphate dehydratase HisB — protein MKKVLFIDRDGTIIKETIDEQIDGFEKMTFYPKAFTFLGKIAKELDYELVMITNQDGLGTDVFPEDTFWPVHNFIMNSFENEGVVFDKVFLDRTFPHENANTRKPGTGLLTEYFSEAYDLANSFVIGDRLTDMELAKNLGAKGIFINDETNLGTGEITIKRDELNEYIATETNDWEKIYEFLKLKDRVSSVSRKTNETAIEIKVNLDGTGKSSIATGLAFFDHMLDQLARHGQMDLDIKVDGDLEVDEHHTIEDTAIALGEVFHKALGTKLGIERYGFCLPMDDCLAQVAIDFGGRNWLVWDAEFKREKVGDMPTEMFLHFFKSFSDGAKANINIKAEGTNEHHKIEAIFKAFAKAIKMAVKRDVEKMVLPSTKGML, from the coding sequence ATGAAAAAAGTACTTTTTATAGATCGAGATGGCACTATCATAAAAGAAACGATAGACGAGCAAATTGATGGTTTTGAAAAAATGACCTTTTACCCGAAAGCGTTTACGTTTTTAGGTAAAATTGCAAAAGAACTAGATTATGAATTGGTGATGATTACCAATCAAGACGGACTAGGAACGGACGTTTTTCCAGAGGATACGTTTTGGCCTGTACATAATTTTATTATGAATTCTTTTGAGAATGAAGGTGTAGTTTTTGACAAAGTATTTTTAGATAGAACATTTCCACATGAGAATGCAAATACGCGTAAACCAGGAACAGGGTTGCTTACCGAGTATTTCTCAGAAGCATATGACTTGGCAAATTCTTTTGTTATCGGAGATCGTTTAACGGATATGGAATTAGCGAAAAATCTTGGTGCAAAAGGTATTTTTATAAATGACGAAACGAATCTTGGGACAGGTGAAATTACCATAAAACGTGATGAGCTAAACGAATATATTGCTACGGAAACCAATGATTGGGAAAAGATTTACGAGTTTTTAAAATTAAAAGACCGTGTTTCATCGGTAAGTCGTAAAACAAATGAGACTGCTATTGAAATTAAAGTAAACCTAGACGGGACAGGGAAAAGTAGTATTGCTACCGGACTTGCTTTTTTTGATCATATGCTAGACCAGTTGGCTCGTCATGGTCAGATGGATCTAGATATTAAGGTTGATGGAGATTTAGAAGTAGACGAACATCATACTATTGAAGATACTGCAATTGCATTAGGGGAAGTTTTTCATAAAGCATTGGGTACTAAATTAGGTATTGAGCGTTACGGATTCTGCCTGCCAATGGATGATTGTTTGGCGCAAGTGGCTATAGATTTTGGGGGAAGAAATTGGTTGGTTTGGGATGCTGAGTTTAAAAGAGAAAAAGTGGGTGATATGCCAACTGAAATGTTCTTACACTTTTTTAAATCATTCAGCGACGGAGCAAAAGCAAACATTAATATAAAAGCAGAAGGGACTAACGAGCATCATAAAATTGAAGCCATTTTTAAAGCTTTTGCAAAAGCAATAAAAATGGCTGTAAAACGAGATGTAGAGAAGATGGTATTGCCATCTACGAAAGGAATGTTATAA
- the hisC gene encoding histidinol-phosphate transaminase: MNKLNIQGLVRENVKGLSPYSSARDEYVSDGSQMVFLDANENPFENGVNRYPDPQQRGLKEVLALQKGVKTTNILFGNGSDEVLDLIFRAFCEPKEDNVITLPPTYGMYKVLSGINNIENREVLLTTDFEPDVDQVLNIVDANSKVLFLCSPNNPTANSFSKNKIIKLLEKFNGIVVIDEAYIDFSKEESWLSELSNYNNLILTQTLSKAYGMAGIRLGVCYASEEIIAILNKIKPPYNVNELTQKRALERVLDIEKVNKEVADILEERALLSKALLQLNFVIKVYDTDANFILAKLDNATERYDQLLARGIVVRNRTTQPLCENTLRFTVGTKEENKKLIKVLKEIN; the protein is encoded by the coding sequence ATGAATAAACTAAATATACAAGGTTTAGTTCGCGAGAATGTAAAAGGACTGAGTCCGTATTCTTCAGCGCGTGATGAATATGTATCAGATGGTTCTCAAATGGTATTTTTAGATGCTAACGAGAATCCATTTGAAAATGGAGTCAATAGATATCCTGATCCACAACAAAGAGGCTTAAAAGAGGTTTTAGCATTGCAAAAAGGGGTGAAAACAACAAATATTCTCTTTGGGAATGGTAGTGATGAAGTTCTTGACCTTATTTTTCGTGCTTTTTGTGAGCCTAAAGAAGATAATGTAATCACATTGCCACCAACCTACGGAATGTATAAGGTGTTATCGGGAATTAATAATATTGAAAATAGAGAAGTATTGTTAACTACGGATTTTGAGCCTGATGTAGATCAGGTTCTTAATATTGTAGATGCTAACTCTAAGGTATTGTTTCTGTGCTCTCCAAATAATCCAACAGCCAATAGCTTTTCTAAAAATAAGATTATCAAACTATTAGAAAAGTTTAATGGAATAGTAGTTATTGATGAAGCGTATATAGATTTTTCAAAAGAAGAATCATGGCTGTCAGAACTGTCAAACTATAACAATTTGATACTTACACAGACGCTTTCTAAAGCCTACGGAATGGCAGGAATCCGCTTAGGGGTGTGTTATGCATCCGAAGAAATTATTGCTATTCTAAATAAAATTAAACCACCATACAACGTAAACGAGTTGACTCAAAAAAGAGCACTAGAACGCGTTTTAGATATAGAAAAAGTAAATAAGGAAGTTGCTGATATATTGGAAGAAAGAGCATTATTATCTAAAGCATTACTTCAGTTAAATTTTGTGATTAAAGTATATGATACCGATGCTAATTTTATATTAGCAAAGCTTGATAATGCAACAGAGAGATATGATCAGTTACTGGCAAGAGGTATTGTTGTTCGCAACCGTACTACACAACCGTTATGTGAGAATACCTTGCGTTTTACTGTGGGTACAAAAGAGGAAAACAAGAAATTGATTAAGGTTCTAAAGGAAATAAATTAA